The genomic DNA GGTCGCCTGCGGCAGGTACGCGAAGACGAGCAGCGTGAGGCCGAGGAACACCAGGCAGGCGGGCAGTTGCGCGAGCGCGGCCTCGAGCACGTTCGGCACGAGCGCCTCGGCGTCGCTCGCGTTCACCGCGCCGACCAGCCCGGCGGCGGCGGAGGCGCCCAGCACGACGACGATCACGATCACCCCGACGATCCAGTACTCGAGCAGCCAGCGCACCCGCGGCACGGGGGTGGCGAGCACGGGTTCGGCGGTGCCGTGCGCCTCCTCCTGGCGGGCGCGGATGCCCACCTGCACCGCGCAGCAGGCCGCGAGGATGCCGACCAGCCCGTAGAACGTCGCCACGAACGCCTGCTCGAGCGTCGCGTCGTCGCCGACCATCGCCTTCAGCGTCTCGGCGACCTGCGGGGTGCTGCCGGCGATCTCGCCGATGATCGACGACAGCGAGGTGGCGAGCAGGCCCGTCGCGATGCCGCCGACGGCCCAGGCGGCCAGGATCGACGTGTTCAGCCGCCACGCCAGCCCGAACGAACTCGACAGGCCGGCCCGCGCGTCGGCGCGCCCGACCCGACCGGGCAGCAGGCTCGCCCCCTGATCGCGCACCGACTGCAACCCGAACACGCCCGCGACGACGAGCACCGCGAACCCGACCGGTACGAGCAGCGGTGCGAGATCGTTCTCGACGAACGCGCCGGTGAACTGCCCGTACCCGATCGGCGACAGCCAGGTCGGCCAGGCCGGCGTCAGGTGCAGCAGGTCGTCGGACGGCGTGCCGGCGGCGTCGCCGATGCCGCGCAGCAGGTAGGCGGCGAGCACGAACGCCACCGACAGGCTGTTCGCGCCCCGGGAGGTGCGGAACAGCTGCGCGGCGAACAACCCGAACGCGAGGAACGCGATGCCCGGCGCGGCGATCGCCGCCCCGGTCACGAGCGAGCCCGTGGCATCCAGCCCGTTGCCGATGAACGCGAGCGCGATCGCGAGGCCCAGCGCCAGGTTGGCGAGCACCCCGTGCGCGACCGTCGCGACGGTCGGCAGCACCCGCCCGGCGGGCGTGGCCGAGACCAGCTCGGTGCGGCCCTGTTCCTCCTCCATGCGGGTGTGCCGCACGGCGAGGAACGTGCTCATCAGGCCGCCCATGAGCGCCAGCCAGGCGTAGATCAGGAAGAACGCGAACGCGCCGTCGTCGACGCCGTTCGGCGTGCCGCGGAAGATCAGGATGGTGCGGGTCGCGATCGCGACGGCCAGGATGTCACGGCGATCGTCCTCCGAACCGTACGTGTCGAACACCGCGGCGACCGACGCGTAGGCCAGCAGCGCCGTGCCGATGATCCACAGTGCGAGTTGCAGCCGGTCGCGGCGGATGCGCTGCCGCAGCAGCACGAGGAAGGTGCTCACGCGCGGGCCCCCGCCCGGTCGGCCGGGGCCGCCGCCTCGTCGGCGGCGATCTCGTCGCCGTAGTGCCTGAGGAACAGCTCCTCGAGCGAGGGCGGCGCGATCGTGAGCCCCGTCACGCCGAGCCGCCCGAGTTCGGGCAGCGTGCCCGACACCTCGTCGGAGTCGACGGTGAAGCTCACCCGCCCGTGATCGACGCGCACGTCGTGGGCGCTGCCGAGTCCGGCGAGCGCGTCGGGCGCGACGTCGTCGGCGGCGAACGAGATCTCGGTGCGGGTGAGGTGTCGCAGGTCGGCGAGGGTGCCCGACTCGACGATGCGGCCGGCGCGGATGATGCTGACCCGGTCGCAGAGCTCTTCCACCTCGCTCAGGATGTGGCTCGACAGCAACACGGTGGCGCCCGCCTCGGCGACCCGGTCGACCTCGCGGGCGAACACCTGCGCCATCAGCGGGTCGAGCCCGCTCGTCGGCTCGTCGAGGATGTACAGGTCGGCGGGCGTCGCGAACGCGGCGATGAGCGCGACCTTCTGCCGGTTGCCCTTCGAGTAGGCGCGGCCCTTCTTGCGCGGGTCGAACTCGAACGCGTCGGCGAGGGCGGCCTTGCGTTTCGCGTACGCGGCGCGGTCGGTCGCGCCGCCGCGCAGCCGGGAGAGCAGGTCGATGGCTTCGCCGCCGGTGAGGTTCGGCCAGAGGGCGACGTCGCCCGGCACGTAGGCGATGCGGCGGTGCAGGGCGGCCGCGTGGGTCCAGGGCTCCAGGTCGAAGACGGATGCTTCGCCCGACGTCGCCCGGGCGAGCCCGAGCAGGATGCGGATCGTGGTCGATTTGCCGGCCCCGTTCGGGCCGAGGAATCCGTGCACCGAGCCCTGGGCGACCTCGAGGTCGAGACCGTCGAGCGCGGTGGTGCGGCCGAAGCGCTTCACGAGCGCCGACGTGCGGATCACAGTGGTCATGAACGCGACGATACGCGCATTTCACAAATTTGTGAATACGGTGAACCGGGTTCCCTGAGCGTGTCGAAGGGAGGTTCCCTGAGCCTGTCGAAGGGAGGTTCCCTGAGCGGGTCGAAGGGAGGTGGGCTCGCTTCGACAGGCTCAGCGCGCTTCGACAGGCTCAGCGCGCTTCGACAGGCTCAGCGCGCTTCGACAGGCTCAGCGAGCTCAGCGGGCTTCGACAGGCTCAGCGGGCTTGGGTGGGCTCCGGAGCATCCGCCCTATTCGAGCGCAGCGAACTTCTCGATGTCGCTCTCGGTGCCGGTCACGATGATGAGGTCGTGGTTGGTGACCACGGTCTGCTCGGTGGCGTACGTGAAGGGCTTGCCGGGGCTCTTCACACCGACCACCGTGACGTGGTGCCGGGTGCGCACACCCGACTCGGTGAGGGTCTTGCCGCGGATCGGCTTCGGCGGGTACATCTTCACGAGGGCGAAGTCGTCGTCGAACTCGATGAAGTCGAGCATCCGCCCGCTGACCAGGTGCGCGGTGCGTTCGCCGGCCTCGCGTTCGGGGTAGATGACGTGGTTCGCGCCGATGCGCTCGAGGATCTTGCCGTGCGACGCCGAGATCGCCTTCGCCCAGATCTGCGGGATCTTCAGGTCGACGAGGTTCGCGGTGATGAGCACGGATGCCTCGACCGACGAGCCGACCGCGCACACCGCGATCGAGAAGTCCTGCGCGCCGATCTGCTTCAGCGCGTCGACCGACTTGGCGTCGGCGACGACCGCGTGCGTGACCCGGTCGGCCCACTTCTGCACGAGGTTCTCGTCGGTGTCGACGGCGAGCACCTCGCGGCCGAGGCGGTCGAGCTGACCGGCCGTGGCCGCGCCGAATCGCCCGAGTCCGATGACGAGCACCGGGGCGTCATGTCTGATGCGATCAACCAACGATGGGCCTCTCTTCCGGTCGTTTGTATAGCTGGCGACGCGTCGTCGCGGCGAGGGCGGCCGCGAGGGTGACCGTGCCGACGCGTCCGAAGAACATGGTGAACGCCATCACGTACACGCCCGCCGGCGGCAGGTCGGCGGTGAGCCCGGTCGAGAGTCCGCAGGTGGCGAACGCCGAGATGACGTCGAACAGCACGTAGTCGAACGGCTGCTTCGAGATCTGCAGGATCGCGATGGACGCCGCCGCGACGATCGTCGAGCCCCAGAGCACGACCGCGACCGACAGTCGCAGCATGTCGCGGGGGATGCGCCGCCCGAACGCCTCCATGGAGGGCGTGCCGCGCGCCTCCGCGAAGGCGGCCAGGAACAGCACGGCGAGCGTCGTGACCTTGATGCCGCCCGCGGTCGACGCCGACCCGCCGCCGACGAACATGAGCATGTCGGTGACGAGCTGACTCGACCCGTACAGGTCGTGCATGTTGACCGTCGCGAAGCCGCCCGAACGCGCCATCACCGACATGAACATCGACTGGAAGATCGTGGGCCCGGCGTCGAGCCGGCCGTAGGTCGCCGGATTGCCGTGCTCGAGCAGGATGTACATGCCCGCACCCGCGATGAACAGGATGACGGTCGTGGTGAGCGTGAGCTTCACGTGCAGGCTCCAGCGGCGCGGATGCCGCCACCCGCGCGCGAGCGCGAAGATCACGGGGAAGCCGAGGCTGCCGAGGAACACCCCGACCATCAGCCACGACTGCATCCAGTAGTCGTGCAGGAACGGCTCGAGCCCGCCCGGGTTCGGCATGAAGCCGGTGTTCGTGAACGCCATCGCCGAGTAGTAGAACGCGTACCAGATCGAGCGGAACGCGTCGTACCCCGCCGCGAACATGCTCGGGATCATCGCCACGGCGACCGTCGTCTCGATGACCAGGGCGCTGACCGCGACGGTGACGAGCAGCCCGCCCACCTCGCCGAGCCGTACGGCCTGCCGTTCGGACACCGGGCCCACGTGGATGCGCGACGGGTTGCTGTCGCTGGCCGCGAGCAGCTTCGCCCGCAGCCCGAGCCGCCGCGAGATGACCAGGCCGAGGGTGGTCGCGAGCGTCAGCACGCCGACGCCGCCGATGTTCACGCCGATGAACACGAGCGCGTTGCCGAACGGCGACCAGTACGTCGCCATGTCGACCGTCGACAGGCCGGTGACGCAGATCACCGAGACGGCGGTGAAGAACGCGTCGTGCAACGGCACGGTCGTGCCCACGCCGGAGCGCGCCACCGGCAGCGAGAACAGCAGCGTGAACAGCAGGATCAGGCCGGTGAACACGGTGATCGCGAACCGGGCGGGCGAGGTGCGTACGAAGGCGTCGACGGCGTCGCGCAGTCGCCCCAGCCGGCTCCGTTGGGGAGCCCGCAGTGCCGCAGATCCCCTCCGCCTCACGCGCTCCTCCAACCCGGTGTCCGCTGAACGCGTGTGTCATGGTACTCCCCGGTGCGAATGACTACCCTTGACCCATGGCGGACATCTTCGACGTGGTGGCGGACTCGACCCGGCGCGACATCCTCGCCGTGCTGCTCGATCGCGAGACGGACGCTCCGCACTCGGGCGGCGAGATCAGCGTCTCCGAGATCGTCGCCGTGCTGGGCGTGAGCCAGCCGACCGTGTCGAAGCACCTCAAGGTGCTGCGCGAGTCGGGCCTGGTCGCCGTGCGCGAGGAGGGTCAGCACCGGTACTACCGGCTCGACCGCGCGCCGCTGGAGGAGCTCGAGGACTGGCTGATCCCGTTCCTCGCGCAGGATGCGGCCGCGGACGCCGCGAAGCTCGCCTCCGCCGACGAGCTCGACGGCGCGCTGAACGACGAGCAGCTCGCGTTCGCGTCGAAGCTGGGCAAGGCGTTCGCCGAGACGGCGCACTCGGTCAGCTCGGTGGTCGCGCCGCTGCGCAAGGGCTGACGCGAGACCGCCGCGTCGTCGGCGCCCCCGCCGCGTCGTCAGGCGAGCCGTTTGATCATCTCGAGCTCGAGGCCGCCCGGTGCGAGCTCGTACTCGCGGCTGCGACCGGTGAACGAGAACCCGAGCTTCTCGTAGAACCGGATCGCCCGCGGGTTGTGCTCGTGCACCTCGAGCCGCAGGGTGTCGCCGTAGCCGCGCGCCCACGCCTCGATCGCCTCGAGCAGCGCGCGGGCCACTCCGGATGCCTCGCCGCGACGGTCGGCCGCGACGTACACGCCGACCAGCAGCGGCACGGATTCGCCCTGGGGGAGCCATCCGCCCATGTGCCCGACCCAGCGTTCGCCCTCGATCGCGACCACCGACGTCTGGCCGGGCGTCTCACCGCGGCGGGCGCGCTGGCGCCACTCGGGCTCCTCGACCTGCAGCGCGTGATCGAGCGTCTCGGCGTAGGCGAGCGGCGTGTCGCGCAGCATCTCGAGCCGCAGCGCGCGCACCGCCTGCCAGTCCTCTTCGCGGGTGGTGCGGATGACGAGTTCGTCGCGGAGCATCCTTCGAACCTAACCTGCTTCGCAGCACGGTGTCGTTGCCGCGATTCGTCCCGAAACGGGTGCGCGACGGCACCGGTCGGCGGATCCGGTAGACTGTGCGGAGGCTTTTCCGCCAACGGCCCGCGGCACGCGCCGCCGGGCCCGAATTTTCCAGTGAGGTTCTGATGGGTTCCGTCATCAAGAAGCGCCGCAAGCGCATGGCGAAGAAGAAGCACCGCAAGCTTCTTCGCAAGACGCGCCACCAGCGTCGCAACAAGAAGTAGGCTCGCGCCTGCTCCGCACTGAGCGCCGGATCCGTCCGGCGCTTTTTGCATGCCCGGATGCCTCGCGGCCCGCGCCGCCCGTTCGGGTTCGCCGGGGGCGCTCGCCGCGTACCCTGAGACGGTGACCGCACGCACCATCCGCCTCACCCTCGTCGGCAAGCCCGGCTGCCATCTCTGCGACGACGCGCGCGAGGTCGTCGCCGCCGTCCGCGGGGAGGTCGCCGCCACCCCCGCCGCGCCGACGATCGAGTACGACGAGGCGTCGATCCTCGACGATGCGGCGCTCGCGGAGCGGTTCGCGGAGGAGATCCCGGTGGTGCTCCTCGACGGCGAGGTGCACACGTACTGGCACGTCGACCCCGTGCGCCTGAAATCGGCTCTGCTGGGCTGACCCGCGCCGAGCCGTGCCACGCGGCGCGCCCCGTCAGCGGGCGCAGCGGAACCCGATGTGCGTCGTCGCGGTGTCGTCGGACTGCGGCGACCGGGCGGCCGGGCGGTAGCGCAGGCAGTAGTCGGGCGAGCAGAGGTGCGACCCGCCCTTGAGCACGCGGCGCCGCTCGCGATCGGCCGGGCCGGATGCCTCGCCGGCCGCGCCGCCGAGCAGGTCGCGCCGACCGCCGGCATCGACCGCCGCGTCGGCGAGCCCCGGCACGACGTGCCGCGGGGTGTACACGTCGGTCGTCCACTCCCACACGTTGCCCGTCATGTCGACCAGACCGTACCCGTTCGGCGGGAACGTGCCGACCGGCGACGGCCCGATCCACCCCGCCGCCCCGGTGTTCTCGGAGGGGAACCGCCCCTGCCACCGGTTCACCATCAGCCGGCCGCCCGGGAACTCCTCGTCGCCCCACGCGAACCGGGCGCCGTCGAGCCCGCCGCGCGCGGCGTACTCGAACTCCGCCTCGGTCGGCAGGCGGCGGCCCGCCCACGCGGCGTAGGTCGCGGCATCCTCGTAGGCGACCATGACGACCGGATGCCGCGGCCGCTCGTCGGCCGTCGGCCCGGGCCAGCCGGGCTCACGCCAGGTCGCGCCGGCGGCCCATCGCCACCACTGCGACCAGTCGCGCAGGTCGACCGGCCCGGCGGTCGGGGTGAAGACGAGGCCGCCGGGCACGAGGTCGGCGGGGTCGACGCCCGGGAAGTCGGCCGGGTCGAGGGCCCGCTCGGCGACCGTCACGTACCCGGTGTCGGCCACGAATGCGGCGAACTGCTCGTTCGTCACCGGGTGCTGCTCGATCTCGAACGCCGCGACCTCGCGGACGTGCACGGGCGTCTCGTCGGCCGAGAACTCGGCCGAGCCCATGAGGAACCGCCCGGCGGGGATCGGCACCAGCGGGGTCAGGTCGACCATGCTCCGAGCCTACGTCGGCGGGTGCGGATCGGCGCCGGACGCGGCATCCGCCTCACCCCAGCCGACCCGCGCGAGCGACGCGCCTACGGTGCGAGGCGCGTCGGCCCGCGGAACAGGAACGTGACCTCGCGGATCGACGCCTCGCCGAGCATCAGCATGAGCACGCGCGCCAGGCCCATGCCGAATCCGCCGTGCGGCGGGATGCCGTACCGGAAGAAGTCGAGGTAGTGCGCGAGGCCCTCGAGCTCGAGCCCCTTCGCCTTCGCCTGCTCCTCGAGCACGGAGATGCGGTGCTCGCGCTGCGCGCCGGTCGTGATCTCGGTGCCGTTGTAGATGAGGTCGTAGCTCTTGGTGAGCCCGGTCTCGGGGTCGACCATGTGGTAGAACGGCCGGATGCCGGTGGGGTAGTCGGTCACGAACACGAAGTCGTGGCCGTACGTCTCCTTCACGTGCGCGGCGATCTGGCGCTCGCCCTCGGGGTCGAGGTCGCCGTCGGTGCGGGGGATCTCGTACCCGCGGGCCTGCACGATCTCGCGCGCCTCGGCGAGCGGGATGCGCGGGAACGGCAGCGCCGGCACGGTCAGCTCGATGCCGAACTGCTCGCGGATCTCGTCGCCGTGCTTTTCGACCACGGCCTCGAAGCCGGCGGCGAGCAGGTGCTCCTGCATGACCATGACGTCGTCGTGCGAGTCGATCCAGCTCATCTCGGCGTCGACCGAGATGAACTCGGTCGCGTGCCGCGACGTGAACGACGGGTCGGCGCGGAACACGGGCGAGATCTCGAAGATCTTGCCGAAGCCGGCCGCCTGCGCCATCTGCTTGAAGTGCTGCGGGCTCTGCGCGAGGTACGCGGTGCCGAGGTCGAAGTAGTCGAGCTGGAACAGCTCGGCGCGCGACTCCGACGGGCTCGACATGAGCTTCGGCGTGTGGATCTCGATGAAGCCGTTGTCGACCCACCAGGTGCGCCACGCGTGCTCGAGCGTCGTCTGGATGCGGAAGATCAGGTTGTGCTTGGGCTGGCGCAGGTCGAGGTAGCGCCAATCGAGCCGCTTGTCGAGCGACGAGTCGGCGGCGATGGGCGGCTCGGCGGGGGCCTCGGTCACGATCTCGAGCGAGCCGATCTTCACCTCGAGCCCGCCGAGCTTCACCCGCTCGTCGTGCTTGAGGTCACCGGTCACGCGCACGAACGAGCCGTGCGAGAGACCCGAGATCGCCTCGGTGAGCGCGAGGGCCGCGGCCGAGCCGGCGCCTTCGGCCGGGGCATCCTCGGCGAGCTCGCGCGTGGCGGGGTTCACCAGCTGCACCGCGCCCGACTCATCGCGGAGGATGACGAACTGCACCTTCTTCTGATCGCGGACGGTCTCGACCCATCCGGCGACGGTCACGGGGCCGTCGGTCTGGGCGGCGAGCTGCTTGACGAGGGTGCGGTCGGTCACGGACGACCATCCTACCCGCCCGGTTTCGCGCCCTGATCGGGGTGGACCCCGCTCACCGTTCACGGGCGCAACGGGTCGGGCGGCCGGGGCGGGTCAGGTCGTGGCCGGCGGGGCGGCGTTCCAGCGCAGGCGCGGCGCGGAGGTTCCGAACTCCTCGAGCACCGCGGCCGGGTCGGATGCCACGGGGAAGGTCGTGATGAGCCGGATGCCGCGACCGTCGTCGAGGCCGTAGGCGAGTGCCGCAGGCCGTCCCGGTGCGTCGGTTGCGGGCGACACGGCGACCACCGTGTCCACGCCGTCGACGCGCCGGGTGCGGCGGCGCGCGTCGGCGCGCGACAGCAGCTTCGAGGCATCCGCCGTGACCCGCTCGAGCAGCGTGCCCGGCCCCGCCCACGGATGGAACCGCTCGGGCGGCCCGCCGTAGGCGTCGGCGAGCTGCGCGCCGAGCCATCGCTCGCGCTTCAGACCCCACGGCGTCGGCACCGTCGACAGCAGGTAGCCGTAGACGTGCAGCAGGCCGGCGTTGCCGATCGGCCAGGCGGCGTCCTCGCCGAGCCCCGCGATCGCGTGCAGGCCGTCGAACGTGGTGCGGCGCAGCACCTCGCCGGCGTGCTCGTCGATCACGGTCGACCGGCCCCAGGCGTCGAACCGGCCCGAGGCCCGGTCGAGCGCGATCGACGACACGAGCCACGGCAGCAGTGCGAGCGCGCCGGGCAGATCGTCGGCGCCGGCGAGCTCGGCGGCGCGATCCAGGGCGGCGAGACGGTCGGCGGACATGCGGGGACGATACCGGATGGCCCGTCGCCCCTCGGCGAATTCGAAGGAATCGCCTCCGTAGACTGGAGCCCGTGCCGGCCGACCAGATCCATCTCGTGCGCCACGGCGAGGTGTTCAACCCGCAGGGCGTGCTCTACGGGCGACTCGAGGGGTACGGGCTGAGCGAGCTCGGCCACCGCATGGCGCAGGCCGCCGCCGACGACCTCCTCGCCCGCGAGCGGCCGGTCTCGGCGCTCGTGAGCTCGCCGCTGCAGCGCACTCGCCAATCGGCGGAGCCGATCGCCGCGGCATTCGGGCTCGAGACATCCATCGACGAGCGCCTCATCGAACCCGAGAACCGGTTCGAGGGCAAGCGCATGACCGGCCGCGACTCCGCGCTTCGCGACGTGCGCAACTGGGCGTACCTGATCAACCCGTGGGAGCCGAGCTGGGGCGAACCGTTCCGCTCGATCGCGACGCGCATGCTGCACGCCATCGAGGACGCCTGGTCGAGCGTCGACGGCGGCGACGTCGTGCTCGTCAGCCACCAGTTGCCGATCTGGATGGTGCACCGCCGGCTCGCCGGCAAGGGCCTCGCGCACGATCCGCGCCGGCGGCGTTGCGCGCTGTCGAGCATCACGACGCTCGAGCGGCGCCCTTCGACAGGCTCAGGGGGCCCTTCGACAGGCTCAGGGGGCCCTTCGACAGGCTCAGGGAGCCCTTCGACAGGCTCAGGGAGCCCTTCGACGGGCTCAGGGGGCCCTTCGACAGGCTCAGGGAGCCCTTCGACAGGCTCAGGGACCGGGCACCGTTTCGTCGAGGTCGGGTACGTCGACCCCGCGGCCGGGCTGGGTGCGCACGCGACCGACGTGGGGGCCGTGTGATGCACCGGATGCCTCGGAGCGGGTCTCGACTCGCTCGCTTCGCACGCTACGCGGCCGGCGGAGCCGTGCTCGCGCTGCTGCTGACCGGCTGCACGTCCGACCCGCTCGCCGACCAGTACCGCGAGGGCAGCGGCAAGAACTACATCGCGGGCGACGGCACGATCGCCGAGTTCGCGCCCGACTCCCGCGAGGAGCCGGTGTCGTTCGAGGGCGCGACCGTCGACGGCGGTTCCTTCGACTCGGCCGACGCGGCCGGCGAGGTCGTGGTCGTGAACTTCTGGTACGCGGGCTGCGCTCCCTGCCGCGTCGAGGCGCCGATCCTGCAGCGGGTGCACGAGCAGTACGGCGACGAAGTCGCCTTCGTCGGCGTCAACGTGCGCGACCAGGCCGGCACCGCGCGCCCCTTCGAGGAGGACTTCGGCATCACGTATCCGTCGATCCTCGACGTCGACGAGGGTCGGGTGCAGCTCGCGTTCGCGGGCAAGGTGCCCGCGGCGGCGGTGCCGACCACACTCGTGCTCGACCGCGACGGTCGGGTGGCGGCGCGCATCCTCGGTCAGGTGAAGGATGCCTCGATCCTCACGACGATCGTCGACGGCCTGCTCGACGAGGCCGCCTGATGGGCCCCGGCGAGCTCGTCTTCAGTGGGCAGTTGCTGGTCGCGATCCCGATCGCGCTGGCCGCGGGGCTGATCTCGTTCCTCTCGCCGTGCGTGCTGCCGCTCGTGCCCGGATACCTCGGGTACCTCGGCGGGTTCACGGATGCCTCGGCCGACGCCGCGGTCGAACGGCGCAACCGCCGGCGGCTGCTCGCGGGCGTCGCGCTGTTCGTCGCCGGGTTCACCGTCATCTTCCTCACCTACACGGTGCTCGCGGGGGTCGCCGGGGCGTGGCTGCGCACCTGGCAGGATCCGATCACCCGGGTGCTCGGCGTCGTGCTCATCGTCATGGGGCTGGTGTTCGTCGGGCAGTTCACGTTCCTGCAGCGCCAGTTCAAACCGTCCTGGCGGCCCGCGACGGGCCTCGCCGGTGCGCCGCTGCTCGGCGTGGTGTTCGGCCTCGGCTGGACGCCGTGCATCGGACCGGCGCTCGCCGCGGTGCTGAGCCTCAGCCTGAACAGCGAGTCCGCGTGGCGCGGCGCGGTGCTCGGGCTCGCGTACTGCATCGGGCTCGGCATCCCGTTCCTGCTCGTCGCGCTCGGCTTCGGCTGGGTGACGGGCTCGATGACGTTCCTCCGGCGGCACATCCGCACCATCAACCTCATCGGCGGCGGGCTGCTGATCGTGATCGGACTGGTCATGGTCAGCGGGCTCTGGACGGCGTGGATGAACGAACTCCAGGGAGTGATGAGTGGCATCGACCTCGTCCTCTGAGCGCACCGCTCACGACCCCCTGCGCCCCGCCGACCACGTCGACTCGGCGCCCGAACCCGACGGCGGGGCATCCGGGGTCGCGCAGCCGAAGCTCGGCCCCGTCGGCTGGCTGCGCTTCGCCTGGCGACAGCTCACCAGCATGCGCACCGCGCTGCTGCTCCTGCTGCTGCTCGCGATCGCGGCGGTGCCGGGATCGCTCGTGCCGCAGCGCTCGAGCGACCCGAACGGCGTCACGCAGTACTTCCAGGACAACCCCGACCTCGCGCCGGTGCTCGACTCGTTCCAGATGTTCGACGTGTACACGTCGGCCTGGTTCTCGGCCGTCTACCTGCTGCTGTTCGTCTCGCTCATCGGCTGCATCATCCCGCGCACGAAGCACCACCTCGAGGCGCTGCGGGCCCGCCCGCCGCGCACCCCGGTTCGGCTGTCGCGGCTGGCCGGTTACACGGTGCGGTCGCTGCCCGAGCTCGCCGACGGAAGCGAAGGCGGGGCCGGCTCGCTTCGACAGGCTCAGCGAGCGGAGGTTCAGCGGGCGGAGAAAGAGCGAGCGGAGGTTCAGCGAGCGGAGGATGAGCGGGCGGAGGTTCAGCGGGCGGAGGATGAGCGGGCGGAGGATGAGCGGGCGGAGGCGTCGATCGCGGACGCCGCTGCGCGTCTGAAGCGGGCGGGCTACCGGGTCGAACGGTACGACCTGCGCGGCGAGGCATCCGTCTCGGCCGAGCGCGGCTACCTGCGCGAGACCGGCAACCTGGTCTTCCACACCGCGCTGCTCGGCGTGCTCGCGACCGTCGCGATCGGCGGCGGGTTCGGGTTCTCCGGCCAGCGGGTCGTGGTCGAAGGGCAGTCGTTCGTGAACACGCTCGGCGCGTACGACTCGTTCAACCCGGGCCGCTTCTTCGACGACGCGCAGCTGTCGCCCTACCGGCTCTCGCTCGAGGGGCTCGACGCGGTGTACGAGACGCAGAACGCCGACGCGATCGGCCAGCCGATC from Agromyces larvae includes the following:
- a CDS encoding glutaredoxin family protein yields the protein MTARTIRLTLVGKPGCHLCDDAREVVAAVRGEVAATPAAPTIEYDEASILDDAALAERFAEEIPVVLLDGEVHTYWHVDPVRLKSALLG
- a CDS encoding TrkH family potassium uptake protein; the protein is MRRRGSAALRAPQRSRLGRLRDAVDAFVRTSPARFAITVFTGLILLFTLLFSLPVARSGVGTTVPLHDAFFTAVSVICVTGLSTVDMATYWSPFGNALVFIGVNIGGVGVLTLATTLGLVISRRLGLRAKLLAASDSNPSRIHVGPVSERQAVRLGEVGGLLVTVAVSALVIETTVAVAMIPSMFAAGYDAFRSIWYAFYYSAMAFTNTGFMPNPGGLEPFLHDYWMQSWLMVGVFLGSLGFPVIFALARGWRHPRRWSLHVKLTLTTTVILFIAGAGMYILLEHGNPATYGRLDAGPTIFQSMFMSVMARSGGFATVNMHDLYGSSQLVTDMLMFVGGGSASTAGGIKVTTLAVLFLAAFAEARGTPSMEAFGRRIPRDMLRLSVAVVLWGSTIVAAASIAILQISKQPFDYVLFDVISAFATCGLSTGLTADLPPAGVYVMAFTMFFGRVGTVTLAAALAATTRRQLYKRPEERPIVG
- a CDS encoding potassium channel family protein: MVDRIRHDAPVLVIGLGRFGAATAGQLDRLGREVLAVDTDENLVQKWADRVTHAVVADAKSVDALKQIGAQDFSIAVCAVGSSVEASVLITANLVDLKIPQIWAKAISASHGKILERIGANHVIYPEREAGERTAHLVSGRMLDFIEFDDDFALVKMYPPKPIRGKTLTESGVRTRHHVTVVGVKSPGKPFTYATEQTVVTNHDLIIVTGTESDIEKFAALE
- a CDS encoding ABC transporter permease; translated protein: MSTFLVLLRQRIRRDRLQLALWIIGTALLAYASVAAVFDTYGSEDDRRDILAVAIATRTILIFRGTPNGVDDGAFAFFLIYAWLALMGGLMSTFLAVRHTRMEEEQGRTELVSATPAGRVLPTVATVAHGVLANLALGLAIALAFIGNGLDATGSLVTGAAIAAPGIAFLAFGLFAAQLFRTSRGANSLSVAFVLAAYLLRGIGDAAGTPSDDLLHLTPAWPTWLSPIGYGQFTGAFVENDLAPLLVPVGFAVLVVAGVFGLQSVRDQGASLLPGRVGRADARAGLSSSFGLAWRLNTSILAAWAVGGIATGLLATSLSSIIGEIAGSTPQVAETLKAMVGDDATLEQAFVATFYGLVGILAACCAVQVGIRARQEEAHGTAEPVLATPVPRVRWLLEYWIVGVIVIVVVLGASAAAGLVGAVNASDAEALVPNVLEAALAQLPACLVFLGLTLLVFAYLPQATVPLGWALVGLGAILGLCGPILGLPDWIVDLSPFAHSPVPAGDDTDWSGGWWLLGIGLVAGGLAVWSMRRRELATGG
- a CDS encoding GNAT family N-acetyltransferase is translated as MLRDELVIRTTREEDWQAVRALRLEMLRDTPLAYAETLDHALQVEEPEWRQRARRGETPGQTSVVAIEGERWVGHMGGWLPQGESVPLLVGVYVAADRRGEASGVARALLEAIEAWARGYGDTLRLEVHEHNPRAIRFYEKLGFSFTGRSREYELAPGGLELEMIKRLA
- a CDS encoding ABC transporter ATP-binding protein, producing the protein MTTVIRTSALVKRFGRTTALDGLDLEVAQGSVHGFLGPNGAGKSTTIRILLGLARATSGEASVFDLEPWTHAAALHRRIAYVPGDVALWPNLTGGEAIDLLSRLRGGATDRAAYAKRKAALADAFEFDPRKKGRAYSKGNRQKVALIAAFATPADLYILDEPTSGLDPLMAQVFAREVDRVAEAGATVLLSSHILSEVEELCDRVSIIRAGRIVESGTLADLRHLTRTEISFAADDVAPDALAGLGSAHDVRVDHGRVSFTVDSDEVSGTLPELGRLGVTGLTIAPPSLEELFLRHYGDEIAADEAAAPADRAGARA
- a CDS encoding ArsR/SmtB family transcription factor, with translation MADIFDVVADSTRRDILAVLLDRETDAPHSGGEISVSEIVAVLGVSQPTVSKHLKVLRESGLVAVREEGQHRYYRLDRAPLEELEDWLIPFLAQDAAADAAKLASADELDGALNDEQLAFASKLGKAFAETAHSVSSVVAPLRKG
- a CDS encoding formylglycine-generating enzyme family protein — translated: MVDLTPLVPIPAGRFLMGSAEFSADETPVHVREVAAFEIEQHPVTNEQFAAFVADTGYVTVAERALDPADFPGVDPADLVPGGLVFTPTAGPVDLRDWSQWWRWAAGATWREPGWPGPTADERPRHPVVMVAYEDAATYAAWAGRRLPTEAEFEYAARGGLDGARFAWGDEEFPGGRLMVNRWQGRFPSENTGAAGWIGPSPVGTFPPNGYGLVDMTGNVWEWTTDVYTPRHVVPGLADAAVDAGGRRDLLGGAAGEASGPADRERRRVLKGGSHLCSPDYCLRYRPAARSPQSDDTATTHIGFRCAR
- a CDS encoding 30S ribosomal protein bS22, with product MGSVIKKRRKRMAKKKHRKLLRKTRHQRRNKK